AAAGTGCAGTATTTCTCGTGCCTGAGGCATAACGCAGGCTCAGCCACGTTGTCGGCTCGGTAGTTAGTTATTTTTCACACTGACAGTTTCTGAACGAGGCGTCCTGTTCACCTTCACGAACCACACGAAGCCAGCTTAGAGTCCCTTATCTTGCCATAGCAGTTTTCCCCAGAAATGCCATCGCAAGGTTGTTTCCCAcctgtttttaaatacctttattctgcttttcttgtatAAATAAACGCTTACATTTGGTGGAAGCGTCcgtaaaatgtctttattttaaaaccaagctCCCTTCAGCCATCATTAGCCTCCCGCGCTGCAGCGCGGGGGGCGGCCTCTGGCAGCAGCCTTGCCCTAGAAGGGTGACGGGCTCACGAGCCCTGCTGACGCCACCTCCGCTACCCCGCTAATTAGGCAGATGCCCACGGGCCAGCTTTCGCATTACCAATTCCCTAAGGCTGGGCCAAAGCACAACGGTTGACCCAGCTCCCGTAGAACATTAGGGCTTTGTTAATGCAGGTAATAACGGTGGAGCACAAACTAACGAAGCCCGCTGCCCCTGACTCTGAACTGGCCAGCACTAGGTGGGGGTGAGAAACCTACCCTCAAACGGCATTTGTGATCCCACGTCACCTCGTGCAATAGACTTTTACTATGTGATGGTTTGGGACATGATTAGATAAAACTTTATTAcaaggaatttaaaaagcatgGACTAATACAGCACTAAAAAGCATCTTACAGCTGTGGGCTCAGAGCTTCTCCCCAACAACGGTggttcccctctcccttccccggGCACATCTGGTACCAAGCTGTGACGTGGGGGTGGAGGCGCAGCCCCCACCACCCCCGGGGTGCTTGCAGCATCGcctggctgagccctgcccagggaggcaggtATGCCACGCAGCTTTGGGaatgggctctgctgcaggctctCCCGTGACACCCCACGGCCCCccgctccagctcctgctgcagagggcCAGCTGCGCCAAGCCGCTCAACGCGACCCCGCGTCCCCAGCTGAGTTGCCCGGACCAGCTGCCCTCACAGTGGCGGGCCCTCTCCAGTGCAGAGCCCAGCCTTCGGAAGGCTCAGGTCAGCTCCTGGGCCCGCTGCTTCTCTGGCATCGGCCAAGCTGAGAGCtggcttttttggttttcatcGACTTGCTGTCTTCACAATACCTAACTagcacaggagcagcagtgTGCCTGTGTGAAGCTCAGTATGTCAACAATTCCCTTTCACTGTGTGTCACAAAAAGCCAGTACGAAAACATAACCCAGGTGGTTCCCAAGGCAGGAGCACACCTGCTGTCTGGGGGTGGTGCTAATATAGAGCACAGAAGTAAAAACTTGTTGTATATGCTCACAAATTAGAGATAGATATAAAAAGGCCACTGtctataaaaatttaaattcataGAAAGTCCTCAGTGACAGGGCAATATAGGAGTTCACTTGCACTCAGCTAAATAAGTACTTGAGTGCACAGTAATAGTGTCCAGAGTGCCGAATGTGTTTTTTGTAAGTGGTGGATCACTTCTCTGGATGACCAGATGATGGGCTCTGTACTTTTGCctaaagggagggaaaaaaagtaaaaatgctgGTTTCAAAGAGTACTTGATAACAAGCAACTAATGAACACCTCCCTGAAGCAGGAAGGACTGTAAAATAAGCCCATTGTCCTGGCAAAGCTATTGCTCAAGGGGTAACAGCCAGGCACTGTTCCCTCTGAAATGGAGGCGTCCAGCCTGCACCCGCCCACCGAGCGAAGCAGCACGGTCCTGGCACCAGCTGCCTTACCTTGGTGTTCCTGCGCCTCATTCCAACTGGACCGTCCGCCATCCCGaggctccttcctcttccactgctgtagGAAAAGAACAGGGACGCTTCCTGGTGAAGCAAGCCTACCCCTTTCAGTGCTCTTTCTGCTGAATACACATAGGTCCTTCACTCCAGGGAGATGCTGGAAGGTCTAGGAAGAAGCCCTTCATTCTCCTGAACCATGACCCAGTTATTTTTGTAGCAGAACCACCACAGCCTGGTCAACTGCCCACAGGCATTTCAGTAACACACACTGCACCGcagggggaaaaacccaacagGTGGCTGAGGCTAGCGGTAACGCAAGCTGAATTAAGCAGCAAAGAAAGTAGGTGATGAGCCATAAAGGCACCACgctaaaatttttttatttcattttaggtTTACGCAAGTTTAAGTTTTGAAGGAGCGCAGAGAAAAGCCGAGAGTGCTACAATGGCTAGGTAACAGTGTTGGATAACGCCTTGTCTCCCAGTGACCATTTTGTCCATTCTATTTTGATACAAAAGTTTGGGACTCAGATAAGCAGCAGTCAAATTAAGCTGAAGGAAACCCTTTCAGCCACGGACAAATATGAGGGAATCCAGATTTGTACCCTATGGAAATGAGGCAGAGGACCAGAACAGAtttgtcactgctgctgctgttgggctGCTCCCATATGAAGATCAGAATGTGCCAAGCCTGAGGCTGCGCCCCCCCTTTCAGCAGAGCAAATAATCAGGTGCCACTGAGCCCTTACGCTTTAGGGCAGGCCCGGGGTGGCTGCCTGAAATGGCAGAGAAAGGCGGTACCTTGGTTGGGCTGGAGAAGTTCTCGAGGAGCTGGATGTGAAGGCTTCAGAATGAGAGTCGTGAGTAGGTCTCTCACGTGGCTTTGTCCCTCCTGCAGATTCACTCGCACCGCTGTTCTTCGGTCCTCCCTCACTCCCAGCCGCTTTCCTGAGCTTCCCCCTTGATTCGGGAGCATCGCTAGCTCTCGCTGAAGAGGACAGGAGTGCGTTCCTGGTGTTTGCCGTGTTGCTCAGTGACTTGGTCCCTCGTGCAGGATGGCTGAGCCTCTGCTGCCCAAAGCCTTCTGTGCACCAAGGAGAGACATCTCCTGAGAGGACAAGAATACAGCGCTTCATAGAAATAGTAAATGGAGCATGAGACATTAGAGACTAGTCAGACAACAAAACTAGACCTAATTTCCATTCCAGCAGTACAGGGCTTCATAACCAAGATCTCTGAGGATACTGAGTTTCAGGGATTTAATCTTTCTTGTGTCAAACTAGACCAGTGGTAGGGGATCAAAGGTTTTTAAGTTTTGGAGACAGAACGGGGTAACACCACCTATTTAGCTTGGAACAGGCAGAGTGTTCCtgcaaatgcaaaggaaaacagtgtGCTTAAGTCTGTGTTTTGCCCACACCTTGATGCCTGATTCGTCTCCGAGCCAGCTCTGGTgattctcttctctctctgttgGCTTGAGGAGCGAGCAGCTGCCGAGATGGAAAGCTGGCTGCTGGCCTGGCTGGGCGCAGATCACAATGGTGCTAAAGCAAAACATACATTTGACTGTTTAAACGACAGCTCCTTCAGACTCATTCCTgcaaaaacactgcagagcatCACCCCTTGGAAAGATTAAGGTTGGTGGGAATTGTTTTTAGGAAGAGGCAGATATTGCTTGATGACACCCACATCCTCTCTTTCACAGAGCTTAGGAATAACCACTAGCTATCACAGGGCCTGAGCAAAAACGGAACTGGCAGCGTGAGCCAGCCCTGCTGAACAGAACAACCCTGTATTTGGGGCCTCGCTGCCAGCCAGCCAACAACCAGACCCTCTCTTATGCAGCCTTCCACCTCTCACACCTAAAAATGACCCTGCAAAGCCAGTCCCAAGCATGGGGAAAGCAGCCCTGAGGGACCGTCACTATAATTCTGATCAAGTTCCTGTAACCAACCTGGTATCAGTGCCATCACAAAACCCACGTCTAACGACAAAAATCAAGTTAGAAGTGATTTCCAAGTCATGCTGCCCCAGAAGTGCCCCCATTGGCTACCCTTGTCATGTTTTTCTGCAGGTTAATTACATCAAGGAACAACAAAACAAGGAGACAGAAACCCATAGGACACACACCAAAAACCTGAACTAGAAAGGGAATCATTTGCTGCCCTTGTTAGATACCAGGAATACCAGGTGGAACACAAAACTTTAAATACAGGGTGTCCTTTTTGTGATTTGCAAAGAAACTATATTGTGGCAACTCAGCACCCGTCACTGATTTTTAACAAGTCCTGATTATTGTACACAAACGTCACCAAAAATATTAGAAGCTTGTAAATAAAGCCGACTTTGCACTCTGCATTTCCAAAATAGATAGGGTGAGAGAAAAACACCAAAGTCTTCCAACAGCCAGCTGTAACAGGAAGTGGATGGGACTTCTCCTTAGTGTCAAGCCCTACTATTTAGCAAAGGAGAAGCTATGAAATTTTATCAGATCTCATTTCTACTAATACTACATTTGCTGTCACCAAGGAGAGAAAAGGcctagaaaaacaaaccagcaaaataCAGCTTCACTAGTTCGTTAGGACTGTAGGAACTTTTAACTTCCCAGTTCCTTCAGTCATGAAACAAAATGAGCAAGTTCAGCATTTTCGTAACTTTGTAACAGCAGCAAATTCCAGAGGACTGTCTCTTCTATGTGCACGCCGCCTGCCAAATCTGCTCTTTCAGCGTACAGAGCATTAAAGAACCAAGTGGTCTAGCTGGTCCCTGTCCAGCATTCTTGAAAAGCAGTAACAGCTTCAGCAGTACCAAGACCTGGCATTCCTTCCATATTACAAGTATCAGACAGCAACATTACAGAAGCATCAGAACACCCCGCAAGCCCTCTGCAGCACCCATCACTTCATAAACCCACCACCACTCTCTTAGGCTGAGCCTCAGACAAATCCACACTCTtaccctttctctctccccacctACCCTCTGAGATGTTCCTCCATCTCCCAGATATACAGTCTGTGTTGTCTACTTCCTCTCCTACCTCCGCAGACCACGCGCTTgtgctcctctcctcccccctcaGCTGTGACTCATACATCCTGGTTTCAACATAACTTTTATGTCAAAGTCAAACATTTGTATTGTGCAATTTCAGGGGCTTTTTTTTAGCTTTCATTATAAAGACTTCCAAAAATAATTGTTATTCTTCAGCCTCAGCATACCACCGCCTTTCAGATGGGGCCCAGGAGGCTTTGTTTAGGAAGATCTAGCACAGGGTACAGTTACATAGATGCCTGAAACGTAAGAGGCTGCAGGACTTGGCATAGTTCTTGAACAACTGGATGGGATACAACCAACCAAGTTCTGTTTAGTACCTGATGATGAAAGAGCATCTCCTCTTCTAGTTTGATGCCACAAAATTCACATGGAATCATGAAGTTCCCTTCTGCCTGAACAGCTTGGGGCTGGGACGAAGAGAGAAACCTACGGCTTTTGGACCCAGTAGCACGTAGACCATCATATTCTCGTGGATTTAGAGAAGAACTTATTTTACTGAACGAGGCAAAGGCACTTGCTGGGTTACAACCTGTCTGTTAGGCAAGCAACATGGAAAAATTAGCTCTCTGGACTTTAAAAATCATGCTTTGCAAAGACAAAATTGCTGGAGTTCTCACAGCATCACTGAGTGAAGACTGCACCCTTGTTCAGTCACGGCAGCAGAACAGAGTCTTTACTGCAAACCCTTAGATACGATACAAGAAAGTACTAAACCTGATGAAGAATCAGATCTTCGGCAGGGTAGAGCTCCTCACAAAATTCACATGGCAGCATGATGATCTCGTCATCTGCAAAGTAAGTCATGGTTATATCCTCTACCATAGAGAAGTCCAATGCAGTCGGCTCGACTTATCATCAAAATTCCTAAGCAACAGACTCCTGTTCTGTGCCACAGGACAGCAACCAGagcaaacactgaagaaatagCTACTCCAGCCCCACTTGCTGaattttacaaaagcaaattCACATAACCCAGAGTGAGAACAATGTTTCGGAGTCAAAGATACATCGAACGGTCTGGTAAAAAGCCTATTACTGCCTTCAAGAAACTCTTTAGTaccatttctgctttcaaaataagcCAGAACTTAAGGTCTCCCCCACATTCTCCCTTCTTATCATGTTTACTTCACCAAGGAAGTTATCACCTACTCAGTTGTTATGAAGCTCTCAACACATATCAAGGTCAGAGATTCACtagagcttttatttcttcttcccttgCAGCCTTGCTTTAGTAATACCTCTTTGAATAGAAACTACTTTAGATGCTAATATTGCTAAGTTTTGAGGAACCAGAGATAAAGtttaagaaaggaaggaagaatggTACTTACGGAGAGCCTATTCTCCTGTGTATTAATTATCTAAAAATGATTTAGAGGGAGTCTCAGAGAGActcattttgacattttaaaatacctcaATAATCTTTGACTTTCCCAGTCCGAGAATCCTCACTTCCCTTCTCCATTCTCTCAaactttatggaaaaaaaaccaccacaacagCATTTATACTTACTCTTTATGTGGTTTGATGTGCTAAAAGACACTGAAGAGtcacaggagaaaatatttggCTTGTCTGTTTCATTAAGACAGGCCGACAGCACAGACTCTTTGGTGTAGTAGTTCTCCCAGAAGTCACTGGGCATTTCATCTGCAGTATTACTGAGAGGATTATTCTCATTTTGTAGGCTAAGAGCCAACACATAGTCTAAATCGGCGTTCCACTCTTCATAAAGTGAAGAATgagtattttcatttctctccagctgctccagtTCATCCTCTTcaaaagataaatataaatttGAGAGAACATTAAGTCTGCAACAAGCAGTTCACTTTCATGCATGAGACTAGCTCAGCCACGAGGGTTTCACACGTGCACGTGTGGACGCTCATGGAGGTGAGCGTTTCAAAGCCTAGAAGGACACATGTATCAAattcaggaggaagaaagaaaacactcatctatttttgtttgtaacaagcaaaaaaggagaaaaggaagcaagtAATTCCTCTTACTCCAAAACCTTGAACTTAAGCTTCTTGGAAGCTCTACAAAGTCATGGAGGAACCTTCTATGATCTACACCGTGAACGAGGTCCAATAAATATACTGTAGTCTCGGCCCTTTTACAAGGCTGAAACGTTTCCACATTGTTTCCTCAGTACATTGATGGGAAAACAAATTCCTTTTAACAATATTACACTTGACAACAGTGGGAATTGTATATGTACAGAAGAAAACCATGGAATCTTTTCTGGTAGGAAAGCTATGGGACACTACTGTGGAAATGCGCAGCACTACATATGTGAACCCTCATCCAGATCTCACCTACCCTTCTACTTAACTGATGTAAAGAGGAGTGCAGCTGCTAAACAAAAACAGACAGAATCTGCAGTGAGCAAACAACtccaatttcatttttaagctaGATACTTTGAGACAAAAGAACAGGCAGTGGACTGGGCTTTCACACCGGGTACCTCAGCAGTCCTCTATTTAGTTGGCTTATACCTTTGCAGTTCTATTCCACAGTAAAGTGGTCCCGCTCACATTGCCTCTGGAGCTTTCATTATTCAGTGTTTTTACAGAAAGCAATTACAAAACCTTATACTTGGATCCGCTGCCAAACATCAAATTAGAAGCCAATTATTACTCTCTCTACACCTTACCTCACTTTTGACttctttgtgctgctgaaacatttcttctgctAATGTCCTTAAGTGCTTTGTCTCCTACACAGCTGCTATAAATCTGCTTTTCTAGCACCCTGGGCACTCTCCACAAAGGCCCAGTGCGGTTACCTGATCTTAGTCCGTTTCTAAGGTCTCGAAGGGTGTGCAAATCTGCATCCTCATCCTCAAAGCTAGGCATCGTTCTCACTTGTTTCACCTCTTGCCCACAGACTCGAGGATGGTCTTTTAGATCTTTCACCATGATGTTATGACCGCACCCACCACACCTCTCAGTCCGAGCTCCACAGTAAATTTCATGGTCCTGGAGCTTGTTGAAAGTCAGCTGTATGTCACAGTACTGGCAGACGGCAGGGCGCAGAGGGCACGCTGAtgcctggaaaaagaaagagggattATTATTCTTCACATAtggaagactgaggcaaaggtgGAGGGAGGTTCTCAGTTTGCTTAAGAGTTGAGCAGTCTATTGTTTCTTTAGCCAGACCCGAAGCTACACTGAAGAAAAGCCTGGAATAAGATACTATGTGAGAAATATAAGAACAACACGTTGTATAACCTGTGTATAAACACACCAGCTGAAGCACTCCAAATActtagaaaatgctttttaaatctgtaaCGCTTGGACAGCAGATTCACATGGTGCTTTTTGAAGTTAGCTTTTACACACAGTCTTGACATCCAGTACTAATCAGATTTCACTGAGTACTGCTAAAAACATGTTAGCGTGTGCTATATTAGGGAGCAGATTTACAGCACATTTACTACTCAACAAGAATTGCCTGCGTATGTTTGTTACACTACACTGAATGACAGCTAAGTTGCCCTTCAAATTGGGttaaacagagaagaaatacatgTTATAATTGCAGGTGCTGCAGTAATACATCATTTGCTTtataaacaaaactaaaagcacTACACACAAACATGCAGGATAAACTACTTTCAGGGTTTTGAACTGGACATGTcttcaaagaatatttttatctcaCCAATAAGCAGACTCGTGTGGCACTTCCAGAGCTGCCTTTAAATGAGCTTTACATGAGAGCAAGGGAAGGCACTGATATCTATAACAAGACTGCCTGTGACAGCAGCCAACTGGTTTCAGAAACTCAGAAAATTGCACTGTGTCccattttagtttattttacaagctcttttaaaagtctgtttgGACACGATGAGTTATTAAAACTCACATAATGACCACAGCAGAGTCAGAAATCTGTAACattaaaggaatttaaaaagtcaaattaattatattctgtacttttaaaatagcataaCACTTTTCATCTTCACCCCTGACAAGGACAAAATCACCAGTTAGCACAGATAGCCCTTTTATAAGAAAGCCTGAGCAGGCTCCACCACTTTAAGGCAGTTTCCAGCCACAATCTGTCAGCTGGTGCGAATTTAGAAAGCACGGTTCAATAAAAAGGATGCATCAATCACAGGTTGTAATCCAGGTCTTGGCTGACCGAAACAGTCTAGAATCAGTGCTTAGAAATACCATAGACTATCTTCCAAGTGTCCAATAATATAAAGTCCACCAACCTCATGATCCTTCAAGAGAAATTTTTCTATCTTCATGCTACACTTGCAGGTCACCTACAATAAACAGTCCTTGTTATATTAATTGCCATAGAAGTCAGCAGTTTTAGAGGAGAAATTTGTTTCTCACCTGCACATGTTCAGACTCAATATGGTTCTTCATTTCAGACTTTGGGATTAATTCACTGCAGTAGCGGCATACTTCAATATTTCTGCTGCAGTGGATTTCATGCATGATGAAATTAGCAACAGGAATATCCTTTTTGCTATGAGAGGTCACAGAGgttacttttcagaaaatacactGACAACAATTTCaagcagtttttcattaaaaaaaaaaatcctaagaaAGCTTTCTGTGAATTCACGGGTTAGAGAACTGACTAACGACAGAGAAACACAAGCCCAACCAGGCCTCCACATTCCTTTACAGTTGGCATATTAACATATATAGTGTGCAACGGTCACAGTTTTCATACTTTATTAAGATAAAATCAAGGTGGATTTATTTCCTTGTGGGAAAGACAAATTTTGCAGCATAAACAAGTTATCACCAGGTTCAAGTTAATAAACTAATCTGAGAACATAAAagtttcttcctgaaaataacTTGGCTATGACAGATCAAACAGTGCTCTGCCTGGATAAAATAAAGAACAGATCCTGTTAGACCAGATCTGTTCAGGGCATGATAACGGTAATCATATCACTCTATAGCCAAAATTCCCAAACTCACCTCATTTCTATGAtactcattttcctttcctgaggaGGATGCAAGGCTTATGAACACAAAAGGTGCAAAAAGAACTGAGGCGCTAGAAGCCCTTattcctgccctcaagcaggCAGCATCATTTCTAGGTGGATGTATCATTCCCCCCCTGCACACAAGAACACAGTCTTCAAAACACCAAAATTAACTTTATAACCTACAGCTTAATGCCTTTCACATCACCAAGGAAAAACACTACAGCCTGGCAAAGCAACGAAGTCCAACAGCAGTGTCTAAACTGCGCATACTCACTGCTTGCAAACAAACTAGACTGATGTTGCAAGAAACTGCTTGGATTGCGATGTctctttgaggaaaaaaaaaaagttaatttctttaGTTGCATGTATTCAAGATGCAACTCATGAGATGACATAATTATCACTCAACGTATTGGAGTGTCTGAAGAAAGAGAATTTACAGAGAGAAACAACTGCCACAACAATATGTGCctattaattctgtttttatatCTCTGCCTCTGAGACACAAAGCTGCTAAAGGAAAACCTGGAATCAAGTACTTCATGTGCACCTCactaaaaatctttatttctgtttgaataCTTTGGTTTCTATCTAGTTGCCTGTTAAGTCAGAAACTTGGCTAAAGGTTGGGAAAGTTACTTTCTAAGACGTTAATACTTGCAAAGtgaaaccaaaacccaaacatttctaaaaagaTAGTATGTTCATTATTAATTTGCACCTTCTAGTATTCCGCAGCATTTCAAGGGAATACATACTGCTTACTTATTTAATCCCTGAGCTTCCTGCCCAAAGGACAGGCCCCAACACACAGACGCCCCTCCCGAGCGCTCAGTTTCATTTCTTACCAGTTGCCACACAGCCGGGCTTCCGCCTCGGAGACTGCAGCTATCGCCATGGTTTTGTCCGGGGCGCTGAAGGAGCGGCACCCCCTTCCCCTCAGCCCCTCACGGCTGGGGACACCCGCGCCTCGCCGGGGGAAGAAGGGCGGCCGCTCCCTTCCCTCAGCcgcggagggggcggggggcgcgtGGGCCTCAGAGGAGGGAGGGCACACCCCGCCGTGGCGGCGCGGGCCGGTTGCGGCGGGAATCGCCTCAGCCCCGGGAAGAGGAAACGCCGTCCCCACCGCCCCGGCTCCCCGCACcgggcgcggc
The genomic region above belongs to Phalacrocorax aristotelis chromosome 15, bGulAri2.1, whole genome shotgun sequence and contains:
- the TRAFD1 gene encoding TRAF-type zinc finger domain-containing protein 1 encodes the protein MAIAAVSEAEARLCGNCKKDIPVANFIMHEIHCSRNIEVCRYCSELIPKSEMKNHIESEHVQVTCKCSMKIEKFLLKDHEASACPLRPAVCQYCDIQLTFNKLQDHEIYCGARTERCGGCGHNIMVKDLKDHPRVCGQEVKQVRTMPSFEDEDADLHTLRDLRNGLRSEDELEQLERNENTHSSLYEEWNADLDYVLALSLQNENNPLSNTADEMPSDFWENYYTKESVLSACLNETDKPNIFSCDSSVSFSTSNHIKNDEIIMLPCEFCEELYPAEDLILHQTGCNPASAFASFSKISSSLNPREYDGLRATGSKSRRFLSSSQPQAVQAEGNFMIPCEFCGIKLEEEMLFHHQHHCDLRPARPAASFPSRQLLAPQANRERRESPELARRRIRHQGDVSPWCTEGFGQQRLSHPARGTKSLSNTANTRNALLSSSARASDAPESRGKLRKAAGSEGGPKNSGASESAGGTKPRERPTHDSHSEAFTSSSSRTSPAQPSSGRGRSLGMADGPVGMRRRNTKAKVQSPSSGHPEK